In the Theobroma cacao cultivar B97-61/B2 chromosome 1, Criollo_cocoa_genome_V2, whole genome shotgun sequence genome, one interval contains:
- the LOC18611372 gene encoding malate dehydrogenase, glyoxysomal isoform X1 yields MQPNNSQVNRRIATISAHLNPPNYSQMEGGSGLGRANCRAKGGSAGFKVAILGAAGGIGQPLAMLMKMNPLVSVLHLYDVVNAPGVTADISHMDTGAVVRGFLGQQQLEEALTGMDLVIIPAGVPRKPGMTRDDLFNINAGIVKTLCEGIAKCCPKAIVNLISNPVNSTVPIAAEVFKKAGTFDPKRLLGVTMLDVVRANTFVAEVLGLDPREVDVPVVGGHAGVTILPLLSQVKPPCSFTQKEIDYLTDRIQNGGTEVVEAKAGAGSATLSMAYAAVKFADACLRGLRGDAGVVECAFVASHVTELPFFASKVRLGRFGVEEVYPLGPLNEYERIGLEKAKKELAGSIQKGVSFVKK; encoded by the exons atgcAGCCTAATAACTCTCAAGTCAACCGACGCATTGCAACAATCTCGGCCCATCTCAACCCTCCCAATTATTCCCAGATGGAGGGTGGTTCGGGTTTGGGTCGAGCCAACTGCCGGGCCAAAGGTGGGTCAGCTGGGTTCAAGGTGGCAATTTTGGGAGCAGCGGGGGGAATAGGGCAGCCGTTAGCGATGTTGATGAAGATGAACCCTTTGGTTTCTGTTCTTCATCTTTATGATGTGGTTAATGCCCCTGGTGTTACCGCTGATATTAGCCACATGGACACTGGAGCTGTG gtACGTGGATTTCTGGGGCAACAGCAATTGGAGGAGGCTCTTACAGGAATGGACCTTGTAATTATTCCAGCTGGAGTTCCCAGGAAACCTGGAATGACAAGGGATGATCTTTTCAACATCAATGCTGGAATTGTTAAGACTCTTTGCGAAGGAATAGCAAAGTGCTGTCCCAAAGCTATTGTCAATTTGATTAGTAATCCTGTTAATTCCACAGTACCAATTGCTGCAGAAGTTTTTAAGAAAGCTGGCACCTTTGATCCAAAGCGACTTTTGGGAGTCACAATGCTTGATGTTGTCAGAGCCAATACTTTTGTG GCGGAAGTGTTGGGTCTTGATCCACGGGAGGTTGATGTTCCTGTTGTTGGGGGGCATGCAGGGGTTACTATTTTACCTCTTCTATCTCAG GTTAAACCTCCATGTTCTTTCAcccaaaaagaaattgattatCTGACAGATCGCATTCAGAATGGTGGTACAGAGGTTGTTGAG GCAAAGGCTGGTGCTGGGTCTGCAACATTATCAATG GCATATGCTGCGGTTAAATTTGCTGATGCATGCCTTCGTGGCTTAAGAGGAGATGCTGGCGTTGTTGAATGTGCATTTGTGGCCTCACAT GTGACTGAATTACCCTTCTTCGCATCCAAGGTAAGACTTGGTCGGTTCGGAGTTGAGGAAGTATACCCTCTTGGCCCACTAAATGAGTATGAGAG GATTGGCTTGGAGAAGGCAAAGAAAGAACTTGCAGGTAGCATTCAGAAGGGCGTTTCCTTTGTCAAGAAATGA
- the LOC18611372 gene encoding malate dehydrogenase, glyoxysomal isoform X2, which yields MQPNNSQVNRRIATISAHLNPPNYSQMEGGSGLGRANCRAKGGSAGFKVAILGAAGGIGQPLAMLMKMNPLVSVLHLYDVVNAPGVTADISHMDTGAVVRGFLGQQQLEEALTGMDLVIIPAGVPRKPGMTRDDLFNINAGIVKTLCEGIAKCCPKAIVNLISNPVNSTVPIAAEVFKKAGTFDPKRLLGVTMLDVVRANTFVAEVLGLDPREVDVPVVGGHAGVTILPLLSQVKPPCSFTQKEIDYLTDRIQNGGTEVVEGFVQRIRQNMSTPPFYTCRANLAGICA from the exons atgcAGCCTAATAACTCTCAAGTCAACCGACGCATTGCAACAATCTCGGCCCATCTCAACCCTCCCAATTATTCCCAGATGGAGGGTGGTTCGGGTTTGGGTCGAGCCAACTGCCGGGCCAAAGGTGGGTCAGCTGGGTTCAAGGTGGCAATTTTGGGAGCAGCGGGGGGAATAGGGCAGCCGTTAGCGATGTTGATGAAGATGAACCCTTTGGTTTCTGTTCTTCATCTTTATGATGTGGTTAATGCCCCTGGTGTTACCGCTGATATTAGCCACATGGACACTGGAGCTGTG gtACGTGGATTTCTGGGGCAACAGCAATTGGAGGAGGCTCTTACAGGAATGGACCTTGTAATTATTCCAGCTGGAGTTCCCAGGAAACCTGGAATGACAAGGGATGATCTTTTCAACATCAATGCTGGAATTGTTAAGACTCTTTGCGAAGGAATAGCAAAGTGCTGTCCCAAAGCTATTGTCAATTTGATTAGTAATCCTGTTAATTCCACAGTACCAATTGCTGCAGAAGTTTTTAAGAAAGCTGGCACCTTTGATCCAAAGCGACTTTTGGGAGTCACAATGCTTGATGTTGTCAGAGCCAATACTTTTGTG GCGGAAGTGTTGGGTCTTGATCCACGGGAGGTTGATGTTCCTGTTGTTGGGGGGCATGCAGGGGTTACTATTTTACCTCTTCTATCTCAG GTTAAACCTCCATGTTCTTTCAcccaaaaagaaattgattatCTGACAGATCGCATTCAGAATGGTGGTACAGAGGTTGTTGAG GGGTTCGTCCAAAGGATAAGACAAAATATGAGCACACCACCATTTTACACTTGTAGAGCAAATCTAGCCGGCATATGTGCTTGA